One segment of Dehalococcoidia bacterium DNA contains the following:
- a CDS encoding methylmalonyl-CoA mutase family protein: MTTARSSPWPTYRLKHRVRLVTAGSLFDGHDASINIVRRLLQAGGAEIIHLGHNRSVAEIAKAALEEHVNGVCVSSYQGGHNEFFRYLVDVLRDAGASCVKVFGGGGGTILPSEIAALEEYGVCRIYSPADGQKMGFSGIINDVLEKSDFDILDTLDEKRLDVAALLTLAERQDGLPAPLREALQRRLEEARKRPDRPLVVGVTGTGGAGKSSLIDELVCRIRLKFPDRKVGILCVDPSKKKTGGSLLADRIRMNSLDENVFLRSMATREARSEVPRAIGPALEVMKGADFDLLVLETAGIGQADSAITAFCDINVYVMTSEYGSLTQLEKIEMLDHADFVAINKFERRGSEDALRHVVKQVKRNRRLDPTLDDAEVMVFGTIASRFNDNGVTALFENLVARIGVMDTARSWDLGHEPSRERHSRAAGSALPPDRQLYLSEIARCVESYREEGQRGVETVADLFGINRALKSLGARVPDTPHEPLPVEERDSEAVRALKTAYREAFDRLGADARAVFLSMVPHLEAFRGKEYAYRVRNREVRQPLTVESLAGLEVPRVALPSAGDWPSLFRFVYFENVPGFFPYTGGVFPLRRQEEDPTRMFAGEGCPARTNARFHYLSREQPAKRLSTAFDSVTLYGEIPARRPDIYGKIGEGGVSICTVEDMEQLYAGFDLCDPATSVSMTINGPAPAILAFFMNTAIRQACRRYLREQGRLDIADEDICRPEADGKTWEDTRALLSDREYAACKAKALRSVRGTVQADILKEEQAQNTCVFSLPFALRMMGDVQEYFIKHKVNNFYSVSISGYHIAEAGANPITQLAFTLANGFTYVEAYLARGLRIDDFAPNFSFFFSTGLDPEYTVIGRVARRIWAVAMRRLYGGDERSQKLKYHIQTSGRSLHAQEIDFNDIRTTLQALMAYHDNCNSLHTNAYNEAITTPTEESVRRALAIQLIITRELGQAKNENILQGSHFIEWLTDRVEEAVLEEFRRLSDRGGVLGAIETQYQRSRIQEESLLYEAKKSSGELPIMGVNTFLNPKGEGVMASDQPIELARCAPEEKESRLCELEAFHARNADRAPAAIAAIQRCAVEGGNLFETLMETAPYLSLGQISEALYAVGGRYRRSL, translated from the coding sequence ATGACTACGGCCAGAAGCTCACCCTGGCCCACTTACCGGCTGAAACACAGGGTCCGCCTGGTGACCGCCGGGTCGCTATTCGACGGCCACGACGCCTCTATCAACATCGTGCGCCGTCTCCTCCAGGCGGGCGGCGCCGAGATCATCCACCTCGGACATAACCGGTCGGTGGCGGAGATCGCCAAGGCCGCCCTCGAGGAGCACGTGAACGGCGTCTGCGTCAGCTCCTACCAGGGTGGGCACAATGAGTTCTTCCGCTATCTGGTCGACGTCCTGAGGGACGCCGGCGCGTCCTGCGTCAAGGTGTTCGGCGGCGGCGGCGGCACCATCCTCCCCTCGGAGATCGCGGCCCTCGAAGAGTACGGCGTCTGCCGCATCTACAGTCCCGCCGACGGGCAGAAGATGGGCTTCTCGGGCATAATCAATGACGTACTGGAGAAGTCCGACTTCGACATCCTTGACACGCTGGACGAGAAGCGTCTGGATGTTGCCGCTCTCCTCACGCTCGCCGAGCGCCAGGACGGCCTGCCGGCGCCGCTGCGGGAAGCGCTCCAGCGCCGACTCGAAGAGGCGCGGAAGAGACCGGACAGGCCGCTCGTCGTCGGCGTGACGGGCACGGGCGGCGCGGGCAAGTCGTCGCTCATCGATGAACTGGTCTGCCGCATCCGCCTGAAGTTCCCGGACCGAAAGGTCGGCATCCTCTGCGTCGACCCATCGAAGAAGAAGACGGGCGGCTCCCTGCTCGCCGACCGCATCCGCATGAACTCGCTCGACGAGAACGTCTTCCTGCGCTCGATGGCGACCCGTGAGGCGCGCTCGGAGGTGCCGCGGGCAATCGGGCCGGCGCTGGAGGTGATGAAGGGGGCGGACTTCGACCTGCTCGTCCTCGAGACGGCGGGGATCGGTCAGGCCGACTCAGCGATCACGGCCTTCTGCGACATCAACGTCTACGTCATGACATCGGAGTACGGCTCACTTACTCAGCTCGAGAAGATCGAGATGCTTGACCATGCCGATTTCGTGGCTATCAACAAGTTCGAGCGCCGCGGCTCGGAAGACGCGCTCCGCCACGTGGTCAAGCAGGTCAAGCGGAACCGCCGGCTCGACCCCACGCTCGACGACGCTGAGGTGATGGTCTTCGGCACAATCGCCTCGCGCTTCAACGATAACGGCGTCACGGCGCTTTTCGAGAACCTCGTCGCCCGAATCGGGGTGATGGACACTGCTCGCTCCTGGGACCTGGGCCACGAGCCGAGCCGCGAGCGCCACTCGCGGGCGGCCGGGTCCGCGCTGCCTCCCGACCGCCAGCTCTACCTGAGCGAGATCGCGCGCTGCGTTGAAAGCTACCGCGAGGAAGGGCAACGCGGCGTGGAGACCGTCGCCGACCTGTTCGGCATCAACCGGGCGCTCAAGTCGCTCGGCGCGCGCGTCCCCGATACGCCGCACGAGCCGCTACCGGTGGAGGAGCGCGATTCCGAGGCGGTGCGGGCGCTGAAGACGGCGTACCGCGAGGCGTTCGATCGCCTGGGCGCGGACGCGCGCGCGGTCTTCCTGTCTATGGTCCCCCACCTTGAGGCTTTCCGCGGCAAAGAGTACGCCTATCGAGTGAGGAACCGCGAGGTGCGGCAGCCGCTGACGGTGGAATCGCTGGCGGGACTCGAAGTGCCGCGAGTCGCGCTGCCGTCCGCCGGCGACTGGCCCTCGCTTTTCCGGTTCGTCTACTTCGAGAACGTGCCCGGATTCTTCCCCTACACCGGCGGCGTCTTCCCGCTAAGGCGCCAGGAAGAGGATCCCACGCGCATGTTCGCGGGCGAGGGCTGCCCCGCGCGGACGAACGCCCGCTTCCACTACCTGTCGCGTGAGCAGCCCGCGAAACGGCTCTCGACCGCTTTCGACTCCGTCACGCTGTACGGAGAAATACCAGCCCGTCGTCCCGACATCTACGGCAAGATCGGGGAGGGCGGCGTCTCCATCTGTACCGTCGAGGACATGGAGCAACTGTACGCCGGCTTCGACCTCTGCGACCCGGCCACCAGCGTGAGCATGACGATCAACGGGCCGGCGCCCGCAATCCTCGCCTTCTTCATGAACACGGCAATCCGGCAGGCCTGCCGCCGCTATCTCCGCGAACAGGGGCGCCTCGACATTGCGGACGAGGATATCTGCCGGCCGGAAGCGGACGGCAAGACGTGGGAGGACACGCGCGCCCTCCTCAGCGACAGGGAATACGCGGCGTGCAAAGCGAAGGCGCTGCGGAGCGTCCGCGGGACGGTGCAGGCCGATATCCTCAAGGAGGAGCAGGCCCAGAACACCTGCGTCTTCTCGCTGCCGTTCGCCCTGCGCATGATGGGCGACGTGCAGGAGTACTTCATCAAGCACAAGGTGAACAACTTCTACTCGGTGAGCATCTCCGGCTACCACATCGCCGAGGCAGGAGCGAACCCGATCACCCAGCTTGCCTTCACGCTCGCTAACGGCTTCACCTATGTCGAGGCGTATCTCGCCCGCGGCCTCAGAATCGATGATTTCGCCCCCAACTTCAGCTTCTTCTTCAGCACCGGCCTCGACCCCGAATACACGGTCATTGGCCGCGTCGCCCGCCGCATATGGGCGGTGGCGATGCGCCGACTCTACGGCGGCGACGAGCGCTCGCAGAAGCTCAAGTACCACATCCAGACGTCGGGGCGATCGCTGCACGCCCAAGAGATCGACTTCAACGATATACGGACGACGCTCCAGGCGCTGATGGCCTACCACGATAACTGCAACTCCCTGCACACCAACGCCTACAACGAGGCGATCACGACCCCCACCGAGGAGTCGGTGCGGCGGGCGCTCGCCATCCAACTCATCATCACCAGGGAGCTGGGCCAGGCGAAAAACGAGAACATCCTTCAGGGCTCGCACTTCATCGAGTGGCTGACCGACCGCGTCGAAGAGGCTGTGCTGGAGGAGTTCCGCCGCCTTTCCGATCGCGGGGGCGTGCTTGGCGCCATCGAGACCCAATACCAGCGCTCGCGCATACAGGAGGAGTCGCTTCTCTACGAGGCGAAGAAGAGCTCCGGCGAGCTGCCCATCATGGGGGTCAACACCTTCCTCAACCCAAAGGGCGAGGGCGTCATGGCGTCGGACCAGCCGATAGAGCTGGCCCGCTGCGCGCCGGAGGAGAAGGAGTCGCGCCTGTGCGAACTGGAGGCGTTCCACGCGCGCAACGCCGACAGAGCGCCGGCGGCAATCGCGGCGATACAACGCTGCGCCGTGGAAGGCGGGAACCTCTTCGAAACGCTGATGGAGACGGCGCCGTACCTCAGTCTGGGGCAGATATCGGAGGCGCTGTACGCCGTCGGCGGCCGGTACCGGCGCTCGCTCTAG
- a CDS encoding DUF2520 domain-containing protein has protein sequence MRIGFIGAGVVGTALARALNQAGYTVVAAASRRFESAQRLAESVPGCAPYPELQAAADASDLVFVTTRDDAVEAVARSVRWRRGQMVVYTSGATTVSTLAAAKEAGAQTAGFHPLQTFANAEQALANLPGTTFVLEGEGEVMALLEKMAEDLGGRHLTLRSEDKVLYHAAAVVTSNYTVTLMQMAADLWRAFGVETDVAVQALLPLLKGTVRNIEAVGLPRCLTGPVARGDIGTIRAHLQAMEERAPELLPAYRELALRAIPIGIAKGTLDPAAAEALRETLKAHDAD, from the coding sequence ATGCGTATCGGCTTCATTGGTGCCGGGGTTGTCGGCACTGCCCTTGCGCGCGCCCTGAACCAAGCCGGCTACACGGTTGTCGCCGCTGCCAGCCGTCGCTTTGAGTCCGCGCAGCGCCTGGCGGAGTCGGTGCCCGGCTGCGCCCCGTACCCCGAGCTACAGGCGGCGGCCGACGCCTCCGACCTCGTGTTCGTCACCACTCGCGACGACGCCGTCGAGGCGGTGGCGCGCTCGGTCCGATGGAGACGCGGGCAGATGGTCGTCTACACCAGCGGCGCCACGACGGTATCAACGCTGGCGGCGGCGAAGGAAGCGGGCGCGCAAACGGCCGGTTTTCACCCCCTGCAAACGTTCGCCAATGCCGAGCAGGCCCTGGCGAACCTGCCCGGCACGACGTTCGTCCTCGAGGGCGAAGGCGAGGTAATGGCCCTCCTCGAGAAGATGGCCGAAGACCTGGGCGGCCGCCACCTCACCCTCCGCTCCGAAGACAAGGTCCTCTACCACGCGGCGGCCGTCGTCACCAGTAACTACACCGTGACGCTGATGCAGATGGCGGCGGACCTGTGGCGCGCCTTCGGCGTGGAGACGGATGTGGCGGTGCAGGCGCTTCTTCCGCTGCTAAAGGGGACGGTGCGGAACATCGAGGCCGTCGGCCTGCCGCGCTGCCTTACGGGGCCCGTTGCGCGCGGCGATATCGGCACGATCAGGGCCCACCTTCAAGCCATGGAAGAACGCGCGCCCGAGCTTCTCCCCGCCTACCGCGAGCTTGCTCTGCGGGCGATCCCGATAGGGATTGCGAAGGGCACTCTGGACCCGGCGGCGGCGGAAGCGCTGCGGGAGACGTTGAAAGCCCACGATGCGGACTAG
- a CDS encoding DUF3089 domain-containing protein, protein MIALLIDRRKHSGRGRSLAALFRRAFIFGAALFAAVAISCGDSSTDESAPTPTEAPSNTVWLCRPGIADNPCENDLTATVFLADGTTTTETTVPLEDPPIDCFYVYPTVSRQETVNADLTIDPDQRIVAVQQASRFSEVCRVYAPMYRQLTLKAIGSPGTATSEARDLAYNDVLSAWQDYLAHYNDGRGVVFIGHSQGTMMLTRLVAEEIDPDPEMRRLLVSALLIGGNVTVARGQDVGGDFQNIPACRSETQTGCVVAYSAFSETPPANTIFGRPRSGPSASEPDGRDLEVLCVNPASPEGGTGELKPYYSTVRLMGVFADLMGQPPDAPTEWLTYPGLYTAHCESNGEANWLQVDTTDIPGDERPVVGQVLGPTWGLHLVDVNIALGNLVDLVRKQSTAFDD, encoded by the coding sequence ATGATCGCGTTGCTTATCGACCGCCGGAAACACTCGGGGCGAGGGCGCAGTCTCGCTGCGCTGTTCCGGAGGGCGTTCATCTTCGGCGCGGCGCTTTTCGCCGCCGTCGCGATTTCCTGCGGCGATTCTTCCACTGACGAGAGCGCGCCGACCCCTACCGAAGCGCCCTCGAACACGGTGTGGCTGTGTCGTCCCGGGATCGCCGACAACCCCTGCGAGAACGATCTCACGGCCACCGTGTTCCTGGCAGACGGCACAACGACAACCGAGACGACGGTCCCGCTAGAAGACCCGCCGATAGACTGCTTTTACGTTTACCCCACGGTCAGCAGGCAGGAAACGGTGAACGCCGACCTGACGATCGACCCCGACCAGAGGATAGTGGCCGTGCAGCAGGCGTCGCGCTTCTCTGAAGTATGCCGTGTGTACGCGCCGATGTACCGCCAGCTCACGCTCAAGGCGATCGGTTCACCGGGCACGGCGACGTCGGAGGCCCGCGACCTTGCGTACAACGACGTGCTCTCCGCTTGGCAGGACTACCTTGCCCACTACAACGACGGCCGCGGGGTCGTCTTCATCGGGCACTCGCAGGGGACGATGATGCTCACGCGTCTGGTCGCGGAGGAGATCGACCCCGACCCGGAGATGCGGCGTCTTCTGGTGTCGGCGCTGCTGATCGGCGGCAACGTGACGGTGGCCCGCGGCCAGGACGTGGGAGGCGACTTCCAGAACATTCCCGCCTGCCGCTCAGAAACGCAAACGGGCTGCGTCGTGGCCTATTCCGCCTTCAGCGAGACTCCGCCCGCAAACACGATCTTCGGGCGCCCACGCTCCGGCCCGAGCGCGTCGGAGCCCGACGGCAGGGACCTGGAGGTGCTGTGCGTCAATCCCGCTTCGCCCGAAGGGGGAACAGGCGAGCTCAAGCCGTACTACTCGACGGTTAGGCTGATGGGGGTATTCGCGGACCTAATGGGCCAGCCGCCTGATGCGCCGACGGAATGGCTGACGTACCCCGGGCTCTATACCGCACATTGCGAAAGCAACGGGGAGGCGAACTGGCTGCAGGTCGACACCACGGACATTCCCGGCGACGAGAGGCCCGTTGTCGGGCAGGTGCTGGGGCCGACATGGGGGCTGCACCTGGTCGACGTGAACATCGCCCTCGGGAACCTGGTCGACCTCGTCCGCAAGCAGTCGACCGCCTTTGACGACTAG
- a CDS encoding MBL fold metallo-hydrolase — MRVTPYGAAGEVTGSCHLLEIAGRRVLVDCGLFQGDETSYARCAEPFAFDPKGIDAVFLTHSHLDHIGRLPLLVREGFRGPIYATAATREIGRLILMDAAHVMHEEYTHRLRKAQRQGVDLEPPPYAVQDVLIALDRFGPPVPYDSPLSLGRNASFTFRNAGHVLGSAFFEFEERKRGSIQRVTFSGDLGYKGREVMPDPVLPSPCDLVVSESTYGDRPHRPVEESRKEFEQAIKDAVARGGNVVIPSFALERTQDVLYFLKMMWEAGEMPARRVFLDSPLAISITRAYESRLRELNSRLVARLDAGEEAFDFPGVEFSHSTEDSRAINRWESGSIIIAGSGMANGGRVLHHLRHNLWRDNCAVIFVGFQAMGTLGRAIVDGAQKVRIFGEDVAVRARVYTINGLSAHADQNGLLEWLAATGDAGVLLVHGEPKSMEALAGRLREAGRRVTIAERGQSYPAA, encoded by the coding sequence TTGCGGGTAACACCCTACGGCGCCGCCGGAGAAGTCACCGGCTCTTGCCACCTCCTCGAAATCGCAGGCCGCCGCGTCCTCGTTGACTGCGGCCTCTTTCAGGGAGACGAGACTTCCTACGCTCGCTGCGCCGAGCCCTTCGCCTTCGACCCCAAGGGTATCGATGCGGTATTCCTGACGCACAGCCACCTCGACCACATCGGGCGCCTGCCGCTCCTCGTGCGCGAAGGTTTTCGCGGCCCTATCTACGCTACTGCCGCCACCCGCGAGATCGGACGCCTGATCCTGATGGACGCCGCCCACGTGATGCACGAGGAGTACACGCACCGCCTCCGCAAGGCCCAGCGGCAGGGCGTCGACCTCGAGCCGCCGCCCTACGCCGTCCAGGATGTCCTGATTGCCCTCGACCGCTTCGGCCCGCCCGTTCCCTACGACTCGCCGCTATCGCTCGGCAGGAACGCCAGCTTCACCTTCCGCAACGCCGGCCATGTCCTCGGCTCCGCCTTCTTCGAGTTCGAAGAGCGGAAACGGGGCAGCATTCAGCGCGTTACCTTCAGCGGCGACCTCGGCTACAAAGGGCGCGAGGTCATGCCCGATCCCGTCCTCCCCTCTCCCTGCGACCTCGTCGTCAGCGAGTCGACGTATGGCGACCGCCCGCACAGGCCGGTCGAGGAGTCGCGGAAGGAGTTCGAGCAGGCGATAAAGGATGCCGTGGCGCGTGGCGGTAACGTCGTCATCCCTTCCTTCGCCCTCGAGCGCACCCAGGACGTGCTCTACTTCCTGAAGATGATGTGGGAAGCCGGCGAGATGCCGGCCAGGCGCGTCTTCCTCGACAGCCCGCTCGCGATAAGCATAACGAGAGCATACGAGTCCCGCCTGCGCGAGCTCAATTCGCGCCTCGTTGCCCGCCTTGACGCCGGCGAGGAAGCCTTCGACTTCCCCGGCGTCGAATTTTCCCACAGCACCGAGGACTCGCGCGCCATCAACCGCTGGGAGTCAGGAAGCATCATCATCGCCGGAAGCGGCATGGCGAACGGCGGCCGCGTGCTCCACCACCTGCGCCACAACCTCTGGCGGGACAACTGCGCCGTCATCTTCGTGGGCTTCCAGGCGATGGGCACACTCGGTCGCGCCATCGTCGATGGGGCGCAGAAAGTCCGCATCTTTGGCGAAGACGTCGCCGTTCGCGCCCGCGTCTACACGATCAACGGCCTCAGCGCCCACGCCGATCAGAACGGCCTTCTCGAATGGCTGGCAGCGACGGGCGACGCCGGTGTGCTACTCGTGCACGGCGAGCCGAAGAGCATGGAAGCGCTGGCGGGCCGCCTGCGCGAGGCGGGGCGTCGCGTTACCATCGCCGAGCGCGGACAGTCCTATCCCGCCGCTTGA
- a CDS encoding TIGR00730 family Rossman fold protein, translating into MDGRDTYIINELRKEEAWRMFRIMGEFIEGFDALAGLLPAVTVYGSARVKPDDPWYQFAEDLGRRLALAGYAVVTGGGPGIMEAANKGALEAGGVSVGLTIELPEEQPRNQYHTLTLHFHHFFVRKVMLVKYATAFVLLPGGFGTLDELFETVTLIHTRKIRPFPVFLAGREYWGGLLAWLRDQPFGRGYIDPPDLDCVQIVDDPAEIVAKVEKWREISGKEKG; encoded by the coding sequence ATGGACGGGCGAGACACCTACATAATCAACGAGCTCCGCAAAGAAGAAGCGTGGCGCATGTTCCGCATAATGGGCGAGTTCATCGAGGGCTTCGACGCCCTCGCCGGCCTCCTGCCAGCCGTTACCGTCTACGGCTCCGCGCGCGTCAAGCCAGACGACCCTTGGTACCAATTTGCGGAAGACCTCGGCCGGCGCCTCGCCCTTGCCGGATACGCCGTCGTCACCGGCGGCGGACCCGGCATCATGGAAGCGGCGAACAAGGGCGCCCTCGAGGCGGGCGGCGTCTCCGTCGGACTGACAATCGAGCTGCCGGAGGAGCAGCCCCGCAATCAGTACCATACTCTCACCCTGCACTTCCACCACTTCTTCGTGCGCAAAGTCATGCTCGTCAAGTACGCCACCGCCTTCGTGCTCCTGCCCGGCGGCTTCGGCACCCTCGATGAGCTGTTCGAGACGGTCACCCTCATCCACACCCGGAAGATACGCCCGTTCCCCGTGTTCCTCGCCGGCCGCGAATACTGGGGAGGGCTCCTTGCCTGGCTCCGCGATCAGCCGTTCGGCAGGGGCTACATCGATCCGCCCGACCTTGACTGTGTGCAGATAGTCGACGACCCGGCGGAGATCGTCGCCAAAGTCGAGAAGTGGCGCGAAATCAGCGGCAAGGAGAAAGGCTAG
- a CDS encoding C-terminal binding protein — protein sequence MGSVTVLHLDAGPDQSLDEELAQLAPLDVNLVRGRLLSPEERERRLREADAVLVAMTQVDYDAINCLEKCKVIVRYGVGVDNIDLAAATERGIVVAYLPGYCTEEVANHALALLLASARSILALDSHVKGGGWTRRGETPRPLYGETLGIIGFGRIGRALARRALALDMLVVAHDPYVSREVVAEHGATKTDLDSLLRESDYVSLNASLTPETRGLIGRRELALMKESAFLINTARGPEVDETALVEALRDRRIAGAALDVFEEEPLPADSPLRSLDNVVLTPHMAFFSRRSMARARREVGLAAAAVLNGRWPKWVANPEVAEKLSLLPNDEQ from the coding sequence ATGGGCAGCGTAACAGTCCTTCACCTCGACGCCGGGCCGGACCAGTCGCTTGACGAGGAGCTGGCGCAACTCGCGCCGCTCGACGTCAACCTCGTGAGAGGGCGTCTGCTGTCCCCGGAGGAGCGAGAGCGCCGGCTGCGCGAGGCCGACGCCGTGCTTGTCGCGATGACACAGGTCGATTATGACGCCATCAACTGCCTTGAGAAATGCAAGGTGATCGTTCGCTACGGCGTCGGCGTCGACAACATCGATCTCGCCGCGGCGACAGAACGGGGCATCGTTGTCGCCTATCTCCCCGGCTATTGCACGGAGGAGGTGGCGAACCACGCCCTTGCCCTCCTTCTCGCCTCCGCGCGCAGCATCCTCGCGCTCGACTCGCACGTGAAGGGCGGCGGCTGGACGCGCCGCGGAGAGACGCCGCGGCCTCTCTACGGCGAGACGCTTGGCATTATCGGTTTCGGGCGCATCGGCAGGGCGCTCGCCCGCCGGGCGCTTGCGCTGGACATGCTCGTTGTTGCGCACGACCCCTACGTCAGCCGGGAAGTGGTCGCGGAGCACGGCGCAACGAAAACAGACCTCGACTCTCTCCTGCGTGAGTCGGATTACGTCTCGCTGAACGCGTCGCTCACGCCGGAAACGCGCGGCCTCATAGGGCGCCGCGAGCTGGCGCTGATGAAGGAGTCGGCCTTCCTCATCAACACGGCGCGCGGCCCCGAAGTCGACGAGACGGCGCTGGTGGAAGCGCTTCGCGATAGGCGCATCGCCGGCGCAGCCCTCGACGTCTTCGAGGAGGAACCGCTTCCCGCCGACAGTCCGCTCCGCAGCCTCGACAACGTCGTCCTGACGCCTCACATGGCGTTCTTCTCCCGCCGGTCGATGGCACGGGCCAGACGCGAGGTCGGGCTGGCGGCGGCCGCGGTGCTCAACGGACGCTGGCCGAAGTGGGTGGCCAACCCCGAGGTGGCGGAGAAGCTAAGTCTCCTCCCTAACGACGAGCAATAG
- a CDS encoding lactate racemase domain-containing protein — protein MRTGGPPVVNCALPYGDERLEVTLPARTRVVAGLAERMGGRTEGVEPLGDEAAAVREALAHPLGMPRLAEMLRPSSRVLIAFDDPTVVSYGPFRRLAIEALLEEIAAAGVVESNVTLLCANALHRRWTREELASVLGEELVRRFGERLLCHDGEDAYGLVYLGQTPSGYDVEVNRLVADCDLTVYVNAQVHLGFSGGWKSVCVGLSTWRSIRWTHTPHGTSMSMRDNRMHAVLDEMGAHLESALGKRVFKIETVTAGLTRAARVWAGAVSETRAAALEFMLPRYPARRSLAEPADVIIYGVPNWSPYATFARMNPILTLISTGLGYLGGYIEALGKPGCSVIMATPCTEQWDLEHHLAYPEVWARVLPETRDPYEITERYIEKFAANDFYIENYRFGYSYHPVHAVLATHPLKRLGHAGRVFVAGADDAAVPRHLGFIPASSVEDAVREAERIHGRDCSITCVA, from the coding sequence ATGAGAACAGGAGGTCCGCCGGTGGTGAATTGCGCGCTCCCGTACGGTGACGAGAGGCTGGAGGTAACGCTGCCCGCGCGGACGCGCGTCGTCGCCGGACTGGCGGAGCGCATGGGTGGCAGGACCGAGGGCGTCGAGCCTCTGGGGGATGAAGCGGCCGCAGTGCGTGAGGCGCTTGCGCATCCGCTGGGTATGCCGCGCCTCGCTGAGATGCTGCGCCCCTCGTCGCGCGTGCTGATCGCCTTCGATGACCCCACGGTCGTCTCTTACGGGCCCTTCCGCCGGCTGGCCATAGAGGCCCTGCTCGAAGAGATCGCGGCCGCGGGCGTGGTGGAGTCGAACGTGACGTTGCTCTGCGCGAACGCGCTGCACAGGCGCTGGACGCGCGAGGAGCTGGCGTCGGTGCTGGGCGAGGAGCTGGTGCGACGTTTCGGAGAGCGGCTCCTCTGCCACGACGGCGAGGACGCGTACGGACTCGTTTACCTGGGGCAGACCCCGTCCGGCTACGATGTCGAGGTGAACCGGCTGGTAGCGGACTGCGACCTGACGGTGTACGTGAACGCGCAGGTGCATCTCGGCTTCAGCGGCGGCTGGAAATCGGTCTGCGTCGGCCTCTCGACGTGGCGCTCGATCCGCTGGACGCACACCCCGCACGGCACCTCGATGTCGATGCGCGACAACCGCATGCACGCCGTCCTCGACGAGATGGGGGCGCACCTGGAGTCGGCGCTTGGGAAGCGCGTGTTCAAGATCGAGACGGTGACGGCGGGACTGACGCGGGCGGCGCGCGTGTGGGCGGGAGCCGTGTCGGAGACGCGGGCGGCCGCGCTCGAGTTCATGCTACCGCGCTACCCGGCGCGGCGTTCTCTGGCGGAGCCCGCCGACGTCATCATCTACGGCGTGCCCAACTGGAGCCCGTACGCCACCTTCGCGCGCATGAACCCCATCCTCACGCTTATCTCCACCGGCCTCGGCTACCTGGGCGGTTACATCGAGGCGCTGGGAAAGCCCGGCTGCTCCGTCATCATGGCGACGCCGTGCACGGAGCAGTGGGACCTGGAGCACCACCTGGCCTATCCCGAGGTATGGGCTCGCGTGCTGCCGGAGACGCGAGACCCTTACGAGATCACAGAGCGCTACATTGAGAAGTTCGCCGCGAACGACTTCTACATTGAGAACTACCGCTTCGGGTACTCGTATCATCCCGTTCATGCGGTGCTCGCCACGCATCCGCTGAAGCGGCTGGGCCATGCCGGGCGCGTGTTCGTGGCGGGGGCGGACGACGCGGCAGTGCCCCGGCACCTCGGGTTCATCCCCGCGAGCAGCGTGGAAGACGCCGTCAGAGAGGCGGAGCGCATCCACGGGCGCGACTGCTCGATCACGTGCGTCGCTTAG